tatctAAACTCTTTAAGACATCTAACAGACAAACTGTGTATTGTCATGATAGGCAAGTTGGCCTGTACAGTTCATGGCCCATGGGTCAAAGTATCTAGCGTGGGCATTTGTGTTAATTCTCTTATTCTCTCCGGCAAACCCGCAGTTTTGAAGGTCTGTCTCCCGACAACTGACACCCACCTAATATCTCGGAAAAATCAGTTTTTCTCACACCTAATTTTCACCCACCCATTCCAAACCACTACTTATATCACTCTGATATGTTTTTCTCATTAATTCAGAATTTCACCACAAGCAGATCATTGATAGAATTGATAATTCACTAGTTCACATTAGCGTAGGTAGTTGACATGGTCTCAGGACAACTCGCCTTCAAGACAACTCACCTCCCTCTCATGACAACTCACCCCCCTCTCTTGAGACAACTTGCCCCCTCATACCATTCATGTTTACAactattatttttggtctaaatccaagagaTGTATTAgtgaaaatagataaaattgtagatagaatatacatcacagaaagaaaaaaaaaccctgtatATATAAACACCGAACCTtgtgtctttttatgcaagacgaaagatCTAATTTTCACAAGGagtgaaaatccagtgtttgaGTCCAGTAAATTCATTATCACttttatgtaaaaattatatttatagcAAGAACAAGCTAGGTTTTGGTAGGGAGTGTATTAGCTTGGCTCTTCAGCTGGCATAGTATAATTAATTATCAATAACCTGCTTCTGTTGCATTTAAAcatcgcgtctcgtgtgatctgatgatccgcgcctgtcaactcaacgtgatccgactcttcggatcaagttactgtagtcatgataaatttattatataccccctatgcattttaaatccacatttatatgatactaaatgtaatccaaattatcaaaaatacagacatacagtgaaattatgttttgtgtatgcagttttgtttgtgacgcggccaatattttaagcaaaaaacgttgcgttgatgcattgtgacgtcattgtgacggcatcagtttcagaggatactgatacggaatcagaaaaccacagtgtggtgatccggaaaaccagatcacacgctgtgaaatccacagtatcaacaaacgatacattggtgggtatataataaaaagacGTATCTGTAAAGAttgaaagtgtaaaaaaaaaaatacaattacacacacacaatcaCGTGCATACACACAAAATAGGATTAAAGTGTGATAATATATGTGTCctgagagggggcgagttgtcttgagggcaaGTTGTCTtggggggcgagttgtccagcattcgtTGACATTGTATTGGTGTGTGATTGTATGAGATGTCTTACCAGCTGATTGATATACTTgacaatttcaatatttttttaccATGAGGATGGCTAAATCTGTGATAGAATATtgcagattttttaaaactaagaCGACATTTAAAAATTCGTGTCAAATAATGACCAGTGTAAAATCATAATACTAAGCTTTTGATATGACATGACAGCTTTTGGTATCACATTACAGCTTTTACATTACAGCTTTTGGTATCACATTACAGCTTTTACATGACACCTTTTGGTATCACATTACAGCTTTTGATATCACATTACAGCttttacatgacagcttttgGTATCACATTACAGCTTTTGATATCACATTACAGattttacatgacagcttttgATATCACATTACAGCTTTTATATGACAGCTTTTGATATCACATTACAGCTTTTGATATCACATTACAGCTTTTGATATCACATTACAGATTTTACATTACAGCTTTTGATATCACATTACAGATTTTGATATCACATTACAGATTTTGATATCACATTACAGATTTTACATTACAGCTTTTGATAACAGTACTAGTATAATGACAGCCCATGGCTGTTACATTGTGTTGAATGACAAGCATAAGACTTTCAGAAAATTACTGGAATGCTTTTAAATATCGCatgtaaatcattttaaatagACATATTTTTGTCCTTCTCATCACTCTGGTCTCCGAGTCATAGGTTTAAGTATTATGGTGGGGTTCTGTGGATTATATAGCGAaaatgtatctacatgtattccTCATGAGAGTTCTGTGGTGTAAAGATGCATACACTTAAAGCATCAATATGACCCTAGATAGcagtttttatataaaaaacaaGAATATCTTCATATTAAATGgatgctaaattgaaatttatctgtATACTATCAAATGTATAAAAtgaacgttttttttttttttgtattcctcTGCATAAAACATACAACTATGAAACAGATATGTAGTTGATTTGACCCTCCCTCCCTCCATTTTCCATCCATTGCAGAGGGCAACAATAATATCCATTGAATGacaatatttacaatgaagGTAGGTACATATTGTAGCAAACGACAATATGTACTACAATGCAAAAATTTGCCTTGTCTGGGCACATACGAAACTATGCACTGTGCGGGTATGCACACATCATCACCGATGACAATATGTGCAGGACAATAATAGACCTCTCCCAAAATTGTGAAACCTTTCAGTATGGTAGCCAGAACTCCTGGAATATTGCCATTTTACAAGGAAGTGCCCCACTTTATGCTACTTTTGTTAAACCTTCACAATAGAGTAGAAGTCAGTGTAGTAATTTGACTGTTCAAATGTGCATATGGAAAATGTTTTGGACACTCTATGTAAGGTACTATTCTAATATTGGTTTCATACAAGTTTGTTACAATGTTTTATTGTGGAAAGAGGGAGACCATTATTGAATTctaggtcagaggtcaaggacACAGTCGGTGATTTATTGTAGCATgtttttgatgaaatataagGAGTGCTACCAGGTGCTCTACATTTCCAgggttttcatttcaaattcaaCCTATTTTCATGCATAGATTTAGAATTAGCCTCATATTGTCACTTTGGATaattgtattttcaattttgaagaattattcactggtttttttttgttttgtttttacttttattcaCTAAAAAAAACTCAGAAATTCACATGTAGATGTATATTGAAAggttaatttccattaaaataagatatctctatCTCTCACTTCAAACTTTAAAGAATTCGAGAGACTTTACATATAGAGTATCAGCAGAGAGAAATAACACAACagatatgataaatttttatttcaaataccggGATATTTAGCAGAAATACCTTTTGTTCCagcatgtacattgtattttccATGATTATTGACCAATATCGACTTgtacataaaactttgatttaaatGATTACAAGAGGAACCTTTTACAGTAAACACAACTAATAACTgattagaaatacatgtatgcatgtatttaaagcaactatgggttaaaagcataaaatatttcataataactatataattTATTTCTCTCGGGTTTCTTTCTGATTCCAGCATGTATGGTTTAAAAATTCATGTTCATTTGcaaatttgtttacaaaataaatttaacatGAAGTATTTTAGTGTAACTTTTGGAATTTGGATGTAAAAATCTATTTACTAATAATTCAGCCTTCAGATGTActgatgtaaaaatattttaataatttatgtTTGATTTACCAAATATTGCCACGCATGAGAATTTAGGATTTTAGGTGTAAAAATCCAGACTGACTTTTGAAGTTTCATGTGTACTGATGAATTAGACATAAATGAAATAAGCTGACAACTTATCTAATCCATATTAAGCAGGTTATAACACAAATATCTGAAGTCCTCACATTTGACTTAGTTGACTGATGAAGTGTCATTGGCAATAATTTATTTGTGAAAGCCAcataaactatttaaatgttcaatattgtactgtcccgtggggatccaggttagaataggtcctcatgcagtaccccttgcttgtcgtaagaggcggactaaatggggtggttctTTTGATGAGACTgccaaaaccgaggtcccgtgtcacagcaggtgtggcacgataaagatcgtccctgctcaaaggccataagcgccgagcataggtctaaattttgcagcccttcaccggcagtgatgacgtctccatatgagtgaaatattctcgagagggacgttaaacaatattcaatcaatcaatcaatattgtACTTATCCAAGTTCTTGTATTCTCATTAGTGTAGCACTTTGTATTTTATTGTTTGGAAATTGTCTGAGTGATTGTTGGTAGGAGTATAGAGCAGCCTGGAGGTTCCCTGAGATCTGTTGACAGATACCTAGGATCTGCCATGATATGTCTCTTAATTCCACACCTACATACACCCCCTGATCATGGTGAACTAGGACCTCTAGATCATTAAGAGCTGTTTGTGCTCTCATTGTGTCAATATGTCTCTAACACAGGAACTCCAGCATGTGTAACACAACTAGGGGCGGGATAACCATGTGAGGGAAACGGTTCTGTAAGGAAAAACTCTGCTCTGTCATTAATtcattgatataaatgattCTGTTGTGTAATTTGATATTCCAAGCCACAGAATGTCTTAACTTTGTAGACCAGGACTGTCCCCCTACAGCCTCGGTATACCTCTCTGTGTCTACGGTCCTGTTATACATCACATATGACTGTGCTAAGTTGACCTTTGTCATCTCTATCACAGACAGGGCTTCTGTGTATCTGAGTGTCTTGTAATAAAACATTGCAATGTACAACCTGTCAGAAATACACCCAAACTTGGCTGTGAGTTTCAACATGTGACAGGACGTTCTGTCAGCAATATACATCAGCTTGTTTTCAGTGGTGTTGCTGTACATGTTTTGTAATGTAAAAGCAGCACTGTGAAGGATGGAGGCTGTAAATACCTGTAACGTGAGAACTTGATACTGTGTCAGGGGTGAGAATATCAACTGTTCTATTGTGTCTAAGTATTTCATACTGATCAGGTAGAGGTCTGATGAGGGTATTGATTTTCTTACCCACATCTCACTGAACATTTCTTTATCAAACTCGGTCTCAGATACCAGAGTGTGTTCATCAGTACAAATACTGAGTCTGGGGTTATAAAGGACATTCATGATATAAGACCCGAGGGAGGGACTGTGTAGCAGGGATGCTAAACCTTTTTCATAAAAACCATACAGTGTAATGAATAATCTGTTTTGTGCTCCACCATGGATATTACTGAGAAACATATTGTTTTCTGGAATGAAAAAGTTAGGACAGACTCCCTCATACACCCATTTAAGGATGAGTTTAAAGCAGTACCAGAAACATTTCAGGAGATTCTGTGGACACCAGTTAGGTATTGTGTTTTGTTGAATCGTCCAGAAAACTGCTGTCTTCATGTGATAGGAACACAGTAATTTCTCATTATCACCTAATCCATTGTTAATGACTTCTTTTAAGAACAATTTCAGCAAACCATAAGTCAAGAATTGACAGTGGTTCATTGAGTACACAAGTTTTTGTTCTgccaaagaaaatgaaattctccattcatcattttcataatttcctAATTTGTGTCCTATTGCTACAAAGTGACATCCACTTCTGACTATGTCCCTGACAACCTGTGGCTGGGGCCATATGTGACATCTGTCTATCCATGAAGAGGCAGACGGAGGCCAAAAGTCACAAACAAAACATTGGGCATCATCATATTCTAGTGTCCCTATAGCTCCACTGCCACATGGACCATGTACTGTAGAGTTGGGAGTTATAAGAGAACATGTGATCTCTCTGTATTTTGAACTAGATATATATAGTTCACCATTCATTTTGACTAATGCTAAGATAACTCTGTTGCTTGCTCTTGGTGACAGTAACTGAAGTAAAGTAAATCCGGGTGGACTTTCAGATGAGACAGAGAGAATCAGGGATTGTCTGTGTACATTGTAAAACTGGGTCTGAGATAAGTCCCAGATCACTGGTTGGTTGTTATACCAATACATGGTATCAATATCAGATCCCTCCATTCTGAATCCTTCTCTGTGACTTCCACTCATCATCACCGTGTTCTCGTTACTTGTCGTTACTCTATTCCTCACCATCTCTTTAATGTCTGTCACATCTCTCCTCGTTGCCACCTGTTGTGAGGTCCCCACTGTACGACACAGTCCCACAAACACAGACTCTGACATATGTTGTATACCTGTTTCACTGACAAAATAAGTATGATAGCTATAATGTAGAAACTTTGATGATAAGATAGAGTAAAAGAATAATTATCAATTGAGTTTTAAATGAGTTTCATTAAATCCATATTTGGTTAACTATCATTTGTTACTTACATTCCAGGTGTTATATTGGGGGAATCCATTGCTAGGTATTACTGGGGCTATTTTCAGGTCTGGAAAGTCCCACtttatctactttcattttatttcattctcgGTCACTTATCTGTGTCGGCGTATACTCGGATAACTTCCCTATTCTGTGGGGAACATTTATGATAGAGGCAACTGTTTGGGTATTATCTTTCTATAAGGGATAATTCTTTTGTAAAGCTGATGTACTTTGTGAAACTGAGGTATGCAAATGAACTTTTTGATTTAACATTAAAACTCTGTATTGTaagataaattacaaaatataaagaataaaCACCTATTGTGTACAATGATAGGAAGTAATGGAAAGGAATCAAAATGTGAATTAAATCACGAGAACTTTTCTGTATTAATATGCATGGAACCGTATATTACATCGCTGAACTTaacacaaaaatttgtaaaattatcAGAATTCCAAATTGTTTAATATACAGGGTCATGACCTTTCTAATAGGAGAttatgtaaaggatataagccaaaaactgtccattctgtgagagaaagaactaatctcggcccttcgggcctcgatcagttctttctctcacagaatggacagtttgaggctgatatcctacttaaaacattacatcttttgttctaagaatggacaatctcaggtaaacccattgacaatgatacTTATGAATAAAGCaattttgaatagtctgacaatataaccagtcttgcgtagaaatctttttcttttgttcacttattgggcAGTGTCAGGTGAGTAGTCttctactgcaggttttatattcactcactctatagtactgagccatagcaacatgtcttcctctgatgagagcattttcattgcccagtcaaaatttaaggattttagtgAAAGTATTGCAAATATTCTCAATATGGAGGGTGAAAAGGTTATGAAGCCAaatttgatctgaaaagcattgtgttttcgaatatttggatgaggaaataattaacgccagccaaaagaacccatTACACCTATCTCGTGAACtgaaattattgatgaaagcgaaaataataattcagaattaggatatgctaataaagaaaacataaaaaagcgttgtgaagaagtttcagaatgtgcctctgaatccagcgaaattcaaatacagtatgaaaatatgtctttcaaatttaagttttgatgcgatatagtaatggccaatggaattaAAAATTTTTTAATCTTAGGAGTTGAAGCAGAAAATTCTACTAAAGGGAAATatcatttaagtgtttcagtgatttttctgatatctgtgttgattcttacttgtagggaattcaaaattaaatttgtatctctttaacaaatgtattgtctttctcttattttcagcctacctatagatgtctaataagttattgggtttacctgtaggtgtccaatgaGTTGACAATTattgtccattatttttaagaacgggcagtatctgtccattcttaaaaataatggacagcaattgtgaacttattggacacctacaggtaaccttttcactacaagtagactttcttctatataaaagcctaaaaagacaaaggattgcataacaaaaatgttttaataagaaatagtaaaaatgGATGGTCATGCATGTGATATCAGCCAGGAGTCTCCCAAAATCAAGTATCCTAAAAACTTTCTATGCTGGAAGTAAAAAATCTATTGGATCTTTACACTTAAACCAAACTTTAAAAGAAAGACATTTCTCAATAAACTGATCCCTATGTTATTTTGATTGACCAGATAAGACACACATCAATGATCAGCCGAATATCTGTGTTCAGTAAATGACTATACTTATTAGTCTAATGGATATGTAGTAAATATATGCCTCGGATCATCtgcattctttttttttaataaattagtTTCAGGGATGTAGAATGTTAAATTTACCTTCTCTTTCACACATACCTCCTTTCTAATTTCTGATTCAGGGCTAAAAATACAAGTGATGCAACATATACTGGCTA
Above is a genomic segment from Ostrea edulis chromosome 3, xbOstEdul1.1, whole genome shotgun sequence containing:
- the LOC125672957 gene encoding uncharacterized protein LOC125672957, coding for MSESVFVGLCRTVGTSQQVATRRDVTDIKEMVRNRVTTSNENTVMMSGSHREGFRMEGSDIDTMYWYNNQPVIWDLSQTQFYNVHRQSLILSVSSESPPGFTLLQLLSPRASNRVILALVKMNGELYISSSKYREITCSLITPNSTVHGPCGSGAIGTLEYDDAQCFVCDFWPPSASSWIDRCHIWPQPQVVRDIVRSGCHFVAIGHKLGNYENDEWRISFSLAEQKLVYSMNHCQFLTYGLLKLFLKEVINNGLGDNEKLLCSYHMKTAVFWTIQQNTIPNWCPQNLLKCFWYCFKLILKWVYEGVCPNFFIPENNMFLSNIHGGAQNRLFITLYGFYEKGLASLLHSPSLGSYIMNVLYNPRLSICTDEHTLVSETEFDKEMFSEMWVRKSIPSSDLYLISMKYLDTIEQLIFSPLTQYQVLTLQVFTASILHSAAFTLQNMYSNTTENKLMYIADRTSCHMLKLTAKFGCISDRLYIAMFYYKTLRYTEALSVIEMTKVNLAQSYVMYNRTVDTERYTEAVGGQSWSTKLRHSVAWNIKLHNRIIYINELMTEQSFSLQNRFPHMVIPPLVVLHMLEFLC